TCGTCTCGACCGCGGTGCCTCTCGACGGGGCGATGGACCTGTTCGCGCTGGTGTCGTTGCTGCTGCTCGGCAGCGTCGCCCTAGCGCTGGCGGGCCTCGACACGGGAACCGCGTTCGGGGGCATGGGTTCCAGCCGCTCCATGACGATCGCGGCCCTGGCGGAGCCGACCATCCTGCTCGCCGGCTTCGCGCTCGCGGTGCGGGTGGGTTCGTCGAACCTCGGCGCGCTGATCGAGGAGACCCAGGACAACCCCGGCAGCGTGATCTCCCCGGCGATCCTGCTCGCGGCCGTCGCGCTAGCCCTGGTGATCGTCGCCGAGACCGGCCGGTTGCCGGTCGACAATCCCTCCACCCACTTGGAACTGACGATGGTTCACGAAGCCATGGTCCTGGAGTACGGCGGCCCCGACCTGGCGAAGGTGGAGCTGGCCTCGTCGCTGCGGTTGACGGTCCTGCTCGGCCTCTGGGGGAATCTGTTCCTGCCGTGGGGGGTCGCGACCTCGACCGATCTCCTGGCGGTGTGCGGCGCGACCGCCGTTTTCCTCGTCAAGCTCCTGGGCCTGGCGGTGGTCCTCGCGACCGTCGAGGTGTTCATCGCCAAGTGGCGGCTGTTCCGTGTTCCGGAACTGCTGGCCGGGTCCTTCCTCCTCGCCCTCCTGGGCGTCTCGACCTCCTTCTTCCTGGCGTGACGGGGGCCTGACGTGAGCGGTGTGAACGACGGGTACCTGCAGTCGTTGAACCTCGTCTGCGGCGGGCTGCTGCTGACCGCGGTCCTGGTCCTGTGGCGGCGGGACGTGCGGGCGATCGTCCGCCTCGTGTGCCTGCAGGGCGTGCTGCTCGCCGGTCTGGCCGCGGTCCTGGCGGTGCACCACGACAGCGACGAACTCGTGATCGGCACCGTCGCGCTCCTGCTGCTCAAGGGCGTGCTGCTGCCGTTCCTGCTCGCGCGCGCCGCGAGGTCGGCCGAGGGGGCGCGGGAGGCCGAGCCGCTCATCAACGTCCCGGCCTCGTTGCTCGCCGCCGCCTTGCTCACCCTGCTCGCCTACGCGGCGTCGCAGCCCCTGACCGAGGTCGCCCCCGGCCCCGAGGCCGACGCCATCCCCGTCGGGATCGCGATGGTGCTGATCGGGTTCCTCACGCTGACCACGCGCCGCAACGCCGTGCCCCAGGTGGCCGGCTTCCTGGTGCTGGACAACGGGATCGGGGTGACCGCGCTGCTGGCGACCGAGGGCGTGCCGCTGGTGGTGGAACTCGGTGCAGCCCTGGACCTGCTGCTGATCGTGCTGATCCTGCAGATCCTCACCGCCCGCCTGCGCGTGGTCTACGGCGCGACCGATCTCGACGAGCTGCGGGAGTTGCGCGACTGATGACCGAACCCACCACCGGAGCCGGGACGACGGCGCTGCTCTGCGCGCCGTTGCTGGTCCCGTTCGCCGTGGCCGCCCTCGGCGTGGTGTTCGGCTGGCGGCGCCCCGTCGCCTGGGGCCACGTCGCGGCGGCGCTCAGCATCCTCGCCGTCGGTGTCGCGGCGGGTGTCCGCACCGCGGACGGCGAGGCGCTGGCGGTCGGCGACCAGCTGCGGGTCGACGCCCTGTCCGCCGTGATGCTCGTCGTCATCGGTGCGGTGGCGACCGTGGCCACCTGGTCCGGCTCGACCTTCCAGAACGACGAACTCGCCCTGGGCCGGGCCACGCCGCGTTCGGCGCAGCGCTTCGCGTTCCTGCTGCCGATCTTCCTTGCCGCGATGGCGTCGGCCGTGATGGCGGCGAACCTCGGTCTGATGTGGGCCGCGATCGAGGCGACCACGGTCGCCACGGCATTCCTCGTCGGGCAGAACCGGAACCGGGCCGGCCTGGAGGCCACCTGGAAGTACGTCGTGATCTGCTCGGTCGGGATCGCGCTGGCCTACCTCGGCACCGTGCTCGTGTACTTCGCCTCCCGGCACTCCGGTGCCGGCGAGGGCTCGCTCAACTGGGCGACGCTGGCGGCGGACGCGGAGAACCTCGACCCCGCGGTCATGCGGATCGCGTTCGCGTTGATCGTGATCGGATTCGGCACCAAGGCGGGCCTGATCCCGCTGCACAGTTGGTTGCCCGACGCCCACGGCCAGGCGCCCGCGCCGGTGTCGGCGCTGATGTCCGGTGTCCTGCTGCCGGTGGCGATCTACGCGCTGGTGCGGCACCGCGTGCTCGTCGGCGCGGTCGACCCCGAGTTCGCCCGCAACCTGTTGCTCGTCGTCGGGCTCGGCTCGGCCGCGCTGGCGGCCTCACTTCTGCTCGTCCAGCGTGACTACAAACGGATGCTCGCCTACTCGAGCATGGAACACATGGGTCTGGTGGCCGTCGGCGTCGCCGTCGGTACCCCGCTCGCCCTGGCGGCGGTCCTGCTGCACCTGCTCGGTCACGGCCTCGGCAAGGCCGTCCTGTTCTGCGGGGCCGGGCAGTTGCTGCAGGTCAACGGGAGCGCGAAGATCGCCGACCTCCGTGCCCTGCTGGTCCGGACCCCGGCCCTCGGCCTGGTCACCGCGCTCGGCCTCGCTGCCCTCCTCGGACTGCCGCCGTTCAGCCTGTTCGCCAGCGAGATCGCGCTGGCCCGGGCGGTGGCGCTCTCGGGCCACGAATGGGTGCTCGCCCCGATCGGGCTGGTGCTGCTCGTCGCGTTCGCGGCCATCGGGATCCGGGCCTCGGCCATGCTGCTCGGACCGGACGATCCCGCGCCGGCGCCGGCCGGGACCGTGCGGCTGCGGGCCGGCAGCCGCGTCGCGGCCGCGCCGCTGGTCGTCGGGCTCATCGCCCTGGCCGCGATCGGTGTGGTGACGTGGCCGCTGGACGACCTGCTCACCACGGCCGCCGCGATCGGAGCGGGATCGTGACCGATCACCTCGAGTACCTGCCGCCGCCCGAGCGCCGCCGGGAGGTGGTGACGGCGTCCGAGCTGACCGGCGTCGTCAGCGAGCTGCTCTCCGCCGGCTTCCGCCTCGCCCTGGTGGCGGCCCACGAGGAGCCGGACGCGTTCCGCGTGGTCCACCTCTTCACCGCCGGCGCCCCGGACCGCCGGGTCGAGGTGACGCTGTTCACCGACCGGAGTTCGCCGAGCGTGCCCACCCTGGCCGGCGTGTCCTTCCAAGCCGGTCGGTTCGAGCGGGAGATGCGCGACCTCTACGGCATCGTCCCCGTGGGCCACCCGTTGGGGCGGCGCATGATCCGGCACGACCACTGGCCCCAGGGCTGGTACCCGATGCGCTCGGACGCCGGGTCACCGCCGGAGTTCCCGCCGGCCGACGACGAGTTCCCCTTCCTGCGGATCGAAGGGCCGGGGGTCTACGAGATCCCGGTGGGGCCGGTCCACGCCGGTCTGATCGAGCCGGGACACTTCCGCTTCAGCGTCGTGGGGGAGACCATCCTCCGGCTCAAGGCGCGGTTGTGGTTCGTGCACAAGGGCATCGAGAAGCTCGCCGAGGGGCGGCGTCCCCTCGACGCGTTGCCGTTGGCCGAGCGCGTCTCCGGCGACACGGCGGTCGGCCACGCGCTCGCGTTCTGTCTCGCGGTCGAGGACGCCTACGGGATCCGCGTGCCGGCCGAGGTGGCCGCCGTTCGGGCCGCGCTGCTGGAGCTGGAGCGGATTCACAACCACGTCGCCGACATCGGCGCCCTGTGCAACGACGTCGGCTACGGGCTCGCCCAGTCGCACGCGCAGCGGGTGCGTGAGCAGTTCCTCCGGCTGAACAAGGAGGTCACCGGGCACCGGCTGCTCCGCTCCGGAGTGGAGCCGGGCGGTGCCCGCCTGTTGGGCGTCCCGGACCTCGATCGGATCGTCTCGCTCAGCGCCGACATCGCCGAGACGGCACAGATCGCGCTGAACAACTCGATCGTGCGGGACCGGTTCACCGGGACCGCGGTGCTGTCCGCGGAGCAGGCCCGCGAACTCGGAGCACTCGGCTACGTCGCCCGCGCCAGCGGCGTCGACATCGACGCGCGGCGCGACCACCCGTTCCACCCGGCCACGGTCGACCTGCCCTCGGCCGTTCGGCCCGACGGCGACGTGCTCGCCCGATTCGGGGTCCGCACCACCGAGATCGCCACCAGCACCGACCTGCTGCGGGAACTGGTCCCGACCTTGCACACCGACCCGGAGGGCAGTGCGCTGCCGACCGGGATCGGTATCCCGCTCTCGGGCATCGGGCTCGTCGAGGGCTGGCGGGGCACGATCGCGCACCGGGTGGAGATCGACGGGGACGGTCGGCTCACGCGCTGGAAGGTCGTCGACCCCTCGTTCCTGACCTGGCCCGCGTTGCCGATGGCGCTCGCGGACACGATCGTTCCCGACTTCCCGCTGGTCAACAAGAGCTTCAACCTCTCCTACGCGGGCAACGACCTCTGACGCAGCTGGGTGCGAGCTGAGCGTTCGCCGGCCCGCCGGTAAAGGCGTTGAATCCGGCCGCGGAGGTCGGATAGAATGTCAACCATGTTGGTCGACATTCAGCTGCACAAGCCGATCGCGTATCGGCTGTCGCTGATCGGGATGCACACGCACGCGGTGTCCGACGTGCTGTGTCACTGGCGCTGAGCCCGTCCCTCCCGACCACTCCGCCGCCCTCGCCGCGGCCCCTCGAACGGATCGATCCCATGCGTGCCCTGCCCCGCCCCCGTCTCCCCTTCCGCGCCGCCCGCAGCGCCCGTCGTGGTCGCGGACCGCTGCTCGCGGTCGTCGACTACCGCGTCGGACCGTTCGTCCGGTGGTGCGCGACGGTGTCGTCGCCGACGGGGGAGTTCTCCGAGCGGGTCGTGCTCGCGGTCGACGCCGAGGGCATCTACCTCGCGGCCCTGGCCGCGCTCGACGACCTGCGCCGGGAGACCGGACGCCTGGTCGAGGCCGAGCACGTCCTGCACGAGGACCCGATTCCGGCCTGACCGTCGGTCGCGCAGAAATTCTGATGAGAAGTCAGGTTCGTTGCCTGGGCGGTCAGTCGAGCCCGATGACCTTGCGGCCGGAGTAGAGGATCAGCTGGTCCTGGAGGGTGGCGTCCGCGGGCGCGGGGATCTCCGGGCCGAAGGCGCCGGGGGCGCGGATCGCGTCGCCGAAGCTCTTCAGCAGCTCGAAGGCGGCCTCGACCCCGGCCTCGTCGAGCTTGTCGTCGAGGCCGGCCGCCTGGCACAGGTCCCAGGTGTGGATCAGGGTGTCGGTGCAGAGCATGCCGCCGACGAGGGTGGCGAACTCCGACTCGGTCCCGTAGAAGCGCACCGGGAACAGCGCCTTCTCGTCCTCCGCGAGCGCTGCGGCGACGTCCGCCGTCGCGGCGCGCCAGGCCTCGATCACGTCCTCGGAGTCGGTGACCTCCTCCAGCGGGGTGTCCTGCAGCGCGGCCAGCACCCGCCGGTGGTTGTCGACGACGTGGGCGAGCAGGTCGCGGCTGTTCCAGTCGCGGCACGGCGTCATCGAGTTCCAGTCGAGCGTCCGCACGCGACCGACGCGCAGGTCGAGGTCGGCAGCGATGCGGCCGTACCGGCCGCGGATCTCGTCGAGATCGGGGAAGGTCGGGTTCGGGGACGTCATGACGCACATTAATAGCCCACCGCCCGGGGCGGCGCGCGGCTCAGGTCGCCGAGCAGTCGGCGCAGCGGCCGAAGATCTCGACGGTGTGGCTGAGGTCGGTGAACCCGTGCTCGGCGGCGACCTTGTCCGCCCAACGCTCGACGGCGGGGCCCTCGACCTCGACGGCGCGGCCGCAGACCCGGCAGACCAGATGGTGATGGTGGCCGTCGCTGCAGCGGCGGTAGATCGACTCGCCGTCGTCGGTGCGGAGCACGTCCACCTCGCCGGACTCGGCGAGGGCCTGCAGCGTCCGGTACACCGTCGTCAGGCCGACGTTCTCCCCGCGCTGCTTGAGCAGGTCGTGCAGTTCCTGCGCGCTGCGGAAGTCGGTGACGGCGTCGAGTGCCGCTGCGACGGCGGCCCGCTGGCGCGTGGCGCGCTGCGGCCGGACTCCGGCGTCACTCATCGTTGGTCCACTTCCGGCATTCGAGGCATCAGAGATTGAGCACTCCCACGACGATCACCGCCGTGAGGGCCGCGACGCGGACGGCGCGACCGGCGTTGGGGAGCGTCGGCCAGAACGCGGCGAGCAACCACCCCAGCAGTCCGACGACCACAACCAGCAGCAGCAGGCCGAGAATTCCGCCGAGGATCAGGCCGCCGAGGAGCGCGACCGCGACGAAGGCGGGGAGCACGAGCTTCGGCATCCGGCTCAGGCAGAGCAACCCGGGCGCGGTCGCGGTCGCGACGCGGTTGGCGACCTTGTCCGGCGGGACGTTCGCGCGCACCCGCGGGTGCGGGTTGCGGGGACGTGGTTTCGCGGCCATTGCCACATCCTGCCAAGGTGGAGCAATGCTGCTCGTCGCCCGGGTGCCCGGGGTGTCCGATCCCGTCGCGTTCCAGGCCGAGGCCGAGGGCGCGCTCGCCGCGCTGGCGACCCGCCCCGGGTGGGTGTCGGGCCGGGTCGGACGGGCCCTGGACGACCCGACGACGTGGGTCGTGGTGTGCGAGTGGACCGACGTCGGCAGCGGCCGGCGCGGGCTGACGACCGGCGCGGTCCGCACGCAGATCATGCCGCTGATGGCGCGCCTCCCGGCCGAGCCGGGCACGTTCGAGATCGTCTCCTCCGCCTGACTCGGCCGCGGCCGGGACGCCGGAGAGGGCTTCGCCCGCAGGCCGGTCGGCGAGTAGGCTGACCCGCTCCGGCCCCATCCCGATTGTGGCCCGCTGAACGTCCCGTACGGAGTGCTCGCGTTGCCTGCTGACCGGATCGACGCGATCGTCAGCCTCAGCCGTCGCCGGGGCTTCGTGTTCCCGTCGAGCGAGATCTACGGCGGCATGCGTTCGTGCTGGGACTACGGGCCGCTCGGGGTCGAGCTGAAGGAGAACATCAAGCGGCAGTGGTGGAAGGCGTGCGTCCAGAGCCGCGACGACGTCGTCGGGCTGGACTCCTCGATCATCCTCGCCACCGACGTCTGGAAGGCCTCCGGTCACCTCGAGTCGTTCGTCGACCCGCTCACCGAGTGCCAGGCCTGCCACAAGCGCTACCGCGTCGACCAGCTCACCGAGGACCCCGCCGAACTCGCGAACCTGGAGTGCCCCGGCTGCGGTCGTCCCGGCTCGCTCACCGAGCCCCGGCCGTTCAACGGCCTGCTCCGCACGCACCTCGGCCCGGTCGAGGACGCGGATGCGGTGCACTACCTGCGGCCGGAGACGGCGCAGGGGATCTTCGTCAACTTCGCCAACGTGCTCACGACGTCGCGGCGCCGGCCGCCGTTCGGCATCGGCCAGGTCGGCAAGAGCTTCCGCAACGAGATCACGCCGGGCAACTTCATCTTCCGCACGCGGGAGTTCGAGCAGATGGAGCTCGAGTTCTTCGTCGAGCCCGGCACCGACGAGAGCTGGCACGAGTACTGGCTCGCCGAGCGCTGGGCCTGGTACCTCGACCTCGGCATCCCCGAGATCGACCTGCGCCGGTACGAGCACCCCGCGGACAAGCTCGCGCACTACTCGCGCCGCACCGTCGACATCGAGTACCGCTTCGGCTTCAGCGCCGGGGCGGGCACGGAGTGGGCGGAGCTCGAAGGCGTAGCCAATCGCAGCGACTTCGACCTCACCACTCACAGCAAGAACTCCGGCAACGACCTGAGCTACTTCGACCAGACGACCGGTGAGCGCTGGACGCCCTACGTCATCGAGCCCGCCGCCGGTCTGACGCGCTGCGTGCTGGCGTTCCTGCTCGCGGCGTACTCCGAGGACACCGCCCCGAACGCCAAGGGCAACCCGGAGAAGCGGACGGTGCTGCGGCTCGACCCGCGCCTCGCGCCGGTCAAGGCGGCGGTGCTGCCGCTCTCGCGCAACGCTGAGCTCTCGCCGCGGGCCCGCGAGGTGGCGGCCGGACTGCGCCGGCACTGGAACGTCGAGTTCGACGACGCCGGCGCGATCGGCCGTCGCTACCGGCGCCAGGACGAGATCGGCACCCCGTACTGCGTGACGCTCGACTTCGAGACGCTCGACGACGGCGCGGCCACGGTGCGCGACCGCGACTCGATGCGGCAGGAGCGGATCTCCCTCGACCGGCTGACGGGGTATCTCGCCGAGCGGTTGGTGGGGTGCTGACCCCGCTCCGCCTGGGCACGCACGAGATCTGGCCGCCGGTCGTGCTGGCCCCGATGGCGGGAATCACCAACCGGGCCTTCCGCCGCCTGTGCCGTGAGCACGGCGCCGGGCTGTACGTGAACGAGATGGTCACCGCGCGCGGTCTCGTCGAGGGTGACCGGACGACGCGGGCGATGGTCTCCTTCGACCCCGACGAGTTCCCGCGCAGCCTGCAGCTCTACGGCACCGACGCGGACTCGATCGCGGGCGCGGTCCGCCTCGTGGTCGCCGAGAACCTCGCCGACCACGTCGACCTCAACTTCGGCTGCCCGGTGCCCAAGGTGACGCGCAAGGGCGGCGGGTCGGCGCTGCCGTGGAAGCGGGCGCTGTTCGCGCGGATCGTCACCGGCGCGGTCGAGGCGGCCGGCGGCGCGGTGCCGGTGACGGTGAAGATGCGCGTCGGCATCGACGACGAGCACCCCACGTTCCTCGACGCTGGCCGCATCGCCGCCGACGCCGGGGTCGCCTGGGTCGCCCTGCACGCCCGGACCGCGGCGCAGCACTACTCGGGTCAGGCGGACTGGTCGAAGATCGCGGAGCTGAAGCGCCACCTGGCCGGCACCGGCGTCCCGGTCCTCGGCAACGGGGACATCTGGGAGGCCGGGGACGCGCTGCGCATGGTCGCCGAGACCGGGTGCGACGGCGTGGTCGTCGGCCGCGGCTGCCTCGGCCGGCCCTGGCTGTTCGGCAATCTCGCCGCGGCGTTCGACGGCCGGCCCGACCCCGGGCACCCCGGCCTCGGCCAGGTCGCGGCGACGCTGCGGCGGCACGCCGAGCTGATGACCGAGGACCTCGGCGAGTTCAAGGCCTGCCAGGAGATCCGCAAGCACATCGCCTGGTACCTCAAGGGCTTCGCGGTCGGCTCCGGGCTGCGACAGGCGCTCGGGCTGGTCGGCTCGCTGGCGGAGCTGGACCGACTGCTCGACGAGCTCGACACCGACCAGGAGTTCCCGGCCGCGAGCCTCGGCGTCCCGCGTGGACGGGCCGGCTCGCCGCGCCGCGTCGCCCTGCCCGACGGGTGGCTCGACGACGCCGGTGACGCGGTCGTCGACGACGCCGACGCGGGGCTCGCGGCGCTCTCCGGAGGGTGACGGAACGTCATGATCGCGACGCGATCGACGTGTCCACCCGCGGCTTGATCGAAATCAGTGACCCAACCGTGACCTCGGAGATGAGAGGAACAACGCAGGGGGTCGGGTAGGACATTGTGGGTAGACGAGGAAGAATCAGGTCCTACGCACAGCCGCACAGCCGCGCAGGGTCGCGTGGCCTGGCCCATCCCGGTGGAAGCCGAGAGAGCGAGATTCCATGGCGCCCGAGCACGGTGCATCGTCCGACGCCCCCGTTGTCGTCATCGGCGCGGGTCCGGCCGGCCTGACCGCCGCCTACGAGCTGGTCAAGCGCGGACGCGCCGTGACGGTCCTCGAGGCGACGGACCAGATCGGCGGCATCTCCCGCACCGAGGTCCGCGACGACTGGCGTTTCGACATCGGCGGGCACCGGTTCTTCACCAAGGTGCCCGAGGTCGAGGCGCTCTGGCACGAGATCCTCCCCGACGAGGACTTCCTGCAGCGCCCGCGCATGAGCCGGATCTCCTACCGCGGCAAGCTCTACGACTACCCGCTCAAGGCCGGCAACGCCCTGAAGAACCTGGGCATCATCGAGGCCGTCCGCTGCGTGCTGTCCTACGTGTGGGTGCGCATCCGCCCGCCGAAGGACCAGACGAACTTCGAGGGCTGGGTCGCCGCTCGCTTCGGCTGGCGCCTCTACAACATCTTCTTCAAGACCTACACCGAGAAGCTCTGGGGCATCCCCGGCACCGAGATCCAGGCCGACTGGGCCGCCCAGCGCATCAAGAACCTCTCGCTGTTCTCCGCGATCAAGAACGCGATCTTCCAGCCCAAGGGCCAGACCGAGATCACGACGCTGATCGACACGTTCCAGTACCCCAAGTACGGCCCCGGGATGATGTGGGAGCGCTGCCGCGACCTCGTCGTCTCCGGTGGCGGCGAGGTGATCATGAACGCGCCGGTCGTCGCGCTGCACCGCGAGGGCAAGCGTGTGACCGCCGTCACCGTTCTGCAGAACGGTGAGGAGAAGTTGATCCGGTGCAGCGACGTCATCTCCTCGATGCCACTGCAGCACCTGGTCCAGGGCATGAACCCGAAGGCCCCGCAGGAGGTTCGCGAGGCGGCCGAGGGCCTGGGCTACCGCGACTTCATCACCGTCGCGATCGTCGTGCCCGTCGAGGACGGCTTCCCCGACAACTGGATCTACATCCACACCCCGGGCGTCAAGGTCGGCCGCATCCAGAACTACGGCTCCTGGTCGCCGTACCTGGTCAAGGACGGCCTGACCTGCCTCGGCCTCGAGTACTTCGTCAACGAGGGCGACGGCACCTGGACCTCGACCGATGAGGACCTCATCGCCCTGGCCAAGTCCGAGCTCGCGCAGCTCGGCCTGGTCAAGACCGAGCGCATGCAGGCCGGCTTCGTCGTCCGCGTCCCCAAGGCGTACCCGATCTACGACGAGGGCTACGACCTCAAGGTCGACACCATCCGGCACTGGCTGGCGGACGAGGTCGTGAACGTCCAGGCCACCGGCCGTAACGGCATGCACCGCTACAACAACCAGGACCACTCGATGGTCACGGCCATGTACGCGGTCGACAACATCTGCGGCATCGAGCGCGACCTCTGGACGGTCAACGTCGAGGAGGAATACCACGAGGAGAAGCGCAACGACTCCTCCGGCACCGCGCCCGCCGCCGGCACCGGCCGGGCCGCCCCGGTCCTGCCGCGGCGCGACAAGTCCGCCTGACCGATCCGCCCGAACCGACCTGGACCGCCCGTGGTCTCCTCCCTCCCCGCCTCCGCCCGCACCGCCGCACCCGCGGCGGGGCGTGGGCGGCTGGAGCGGCTGGAGCCGTTCGCGCTGCCGGCGCTCGCGGTCGCGGTCGCGCTCGGGGTGGCGTTGCGGCTGTGGTCGACGGGGCCCCTGTGGCTCGACGAGGCCCAGACCGTTCAGTTCGCCCGCGTCCCGCTCGCGGACCTGCACGAGGCGCTGAAGACCGACGGCGCACCGCCGCTGTACTACGCCCTGCTGCACGGCTGGCTCGACCTGCTGGCGACGTTCGGGGTGGGGGACAGCGCGTGGGCGGCGCGTTCGCTGTCGATGGTGTTCTCGCTGGCGACGCTCCCGCTGGCCTACCTGGCCGGCCGGCGGCTCGGCGGGTCGCGCCGGCACGGGGAGATCGCACTCCTGCTCTTCGCGGTCAACCCCTGGTCGGTGCGGTACGCCGGCGAGGCGCGGATGTACTCGCTGGTCGTCCTGCTCGTGCTGTGCGCGCTGCTCGCGATGGAGCGGCTGCGCCGGAACCCCGGCCCGTGGCCCGCGGTCGCGCTCGGTGCGGTCACCGCGGCGC
This region of Sporichthya brevicatena genomic DNA includes:
- a CDS encoding proton-conducting transporter membrane subunit, translating into MTEPTTGAGTTALLCAPLLVPFAVAALGVVFGWRRPVAWGHVAAALSILAVGVAAGVRTADGEALAVGDQLRVDALSAVMLVVIGAVATVATWSGSTFQNDELALGRATPRSAQRFAFLLPIFLAAMASAVMAANLGLMWAAIEATTVATAFLVGQNRNRAGLEATWKYVVICSVGIALAYLGTVLVYFASRHSGAGEGSLNWATLAADAENLDPAVMRIAFALIVIGFGTKAGLIPLHSWLPDAHGQAPAPVSALMSGVLLPVAIYALVRHRVLVGAVDPEFARNLLLVVGLGSAALAASLLLVQRDYKRMLAYSSMEHMGLVAVGVAVGTPLALAAVLLHLLGHGLGKAVLFCGAGQLLQVNGSAKIADLRALLVRTPALGLVTALGLAALLGLPPFSLFASEIALARAVALSGHEWVLAPIGLVLLVAFAAIGIRASAMLLGPDDPAPAPAGTVRLRAGSRVAAAPLVVGLIALAAIGVVTWPLDDLLTTAAAIGAGS
- the dusB gene encoding tRNA dihydrouridine synthase DusB; amino-acid sequence: MLTPLRLGTHEIWPPVVLAPMAGITNRAFRRLCREHGAGLYVNEMVTARGLVEGDRTTRAMVSFDPDEFPRSLQLYGTDADSIAGAVRLVVAENLADHVDLNFGCPVPKVTRKGGGSALPWKRALFARIVTGAVEAAGGAVPVTVKMRVGIDDEHPTFLDAGRIAADAGVAWVALHARTAAQHYSGQADWSKIAELKRHLAGTGVPVLGNGDIWEAGDALRMVAETGCDGVVVGRGCLGRPWLFGNLAAAFDGRPDPGHPGLGQVAATLRRHAELMTEDLGEFKACQEIRKHIAWYLKGFAVGSGLRQALGLVGSLAELDRLLDELDTDQEFPAASLGVPRGRAGSPRRVALPDGWLDDAGDAVVDDADAGLAALSGG
- a CDS encoding Fur family transcriptional regulator, with protein sequence MSDAGVRPQRATRQRAAVAAALDAVTDFRSAQELHDLLKQRGENVGLTTVYRTLQALAESGEVDVLRTDDGESIYRRCSDGHHHHLVCRVCGRAVEVEGPAVERWADKVAAEHGFTDLSHTVEIFGRCADCSAT
- a CDS encoding DUF6703 family protein gives rise to the protein MAAKPRPRNPHPRVRANVPPDKVANRVATATAPGLLCLSRMPKLVLPAFVAVALLGGLILGGILGLLLLVVVVGLLGWLLAAFWPTLPNAGRAVRVAALTAVIVVGVLNL
- a CDS encoding NADH-quinone oxidoreductase subunit C → MTDHLEYLPPPERRREVVTASELTGVVSELLSAGFRLALVAAHEEPDAFRVVHLFTAGAPDRRVEVTLFTDRSSPSVPTLAGVSFQAGRFEREMRDLYGIVPVGHPLGRRMIRHDHWPQGWYPMRSDAGSPPEFPPADDEFPFLRIEGPGVYEIPVGPVHAGLIEPGHFRFSVVGETILRLKARLWFVHKGIEKLAEGRRPLDALPLAERVSGDTAVGHALAFCLAVEDAYGIRVPAEVAAVRAALLELERIHNHVADIGALCNDVGYGLAQSHAQRVREQFLRLNKEVTGHRLLRSGVEPGGARLLGVPDLDRIVSLSADIAETAQIALNNSIVRDRFTGTAVLSAEQARELGALGYVARASGVDIDARRDHPFHPATVDLPSAVRPDGDVLARFGVRTTEIATSTDLLRELVPTLHTDPEGSALPTGIGIPLSGIGLVEGWRGTIAHRVEIDGDGRLTRWKVVDPSFLTWPALPMALADTIVPDFPLVNKSFNLSYAGNDL
- a CDS encoding glycine--tRNA ligase; this translates as MPADRIDAIVSLSRRRGFVFPSSEIYGGMRSCWDYGPLGVELKENIKRQWWKACVQSRDDVVGLDSSIILATDVWKASGHLESFVDPLTECQACHKRYRVDQLTEDPAELANLECPGCGRPGSLTEPRPFNGLLRTHLGPVEDADAVHYLRPETAQGIFVNFANVLTTSRRRPPFGIGQVGKSFRNEITPGNFIFRTREFEQMELEFFVEPGTDESWHEYWLAERWAWYLDLGIPEIDLRRYEHPADKLAHYSRRTVDIEYRFGFSAGAGTEWAELEGVANRSDFDLTTHSKNSGNDLSYFDQTTGERWTPYVIEPAAGLTRCVLAFLLAAYSEDTAPNAKGNPEKRTVLRLDPRLAPVKAAVLPLSRNAELSPRAREVAAGLRRHWNVEFDDAGAIGRRYRRQDEIGTPYCVTLDFETLDDGAATVRDRDSMRQERISLDRLTGYLAERLVGC
- a CDS encoding respiratory chain complex I subunit 1 family protein, with the protein product MTGPAVGPGSIAVMAFQLVVLVLLAPFVVGVMREVRARLEGRGGGRIGQPWRDLRKQLNKEALRPESSSWVYLGAPRVLLATSLLLAAGAPFVSTAVPLDGAMDLFALVSLLLLGSVALALAGLDTGTAFGGMGSSRSMTIAALAEPTILLAGFALAVRVGSSNLGALIEETQDNPGSVISPAILLAAVALALVIVAETGRLPVDNPSTHLELTMVHEAMVLEYGGPDLAKVELASSLRLTVLLGLWGNLFLPWGVATSTDLLAVCGATAVFLVKLLGLAVVLATVEVFIAKWRLFRVPELLAGSFLLALLGVSTSFFLA
- a CDS encoding NAD(P)/FAD-dependent oxidoreductase; translation: MAPEHGASSDAPVVVIGAGPAGLTAAYELVKRGRAVTVLEATDQIGGISRTEVRDDWRFDIGGHRFFTKVPEVEALWHEILPDEDFLQRPRMSRISYRGKLYDYPLKAGNALKNLGIIEAVRCVLSYVWVRIRPPKDQTNFEGWVAARFGWRLYNIFFKTYTEKLWGIPGTEIQADWAAQRIKNLSLFSAIKNAIFQPKGQTEITTLIDTFQYPKYGPGMMWERCRDLVVSGGGEVIMNAPVVALHREGKRVTAVTVLQNGEEKLIRCSDVISSMPLQHLVQGMNPKAPQEVREAAEGLGYRDFITVAIVVPVEDGFPDNWIYIHTPGVKVGRIQNYGSWSPYLVKDGLTCLGLEYFVNEGDGTWTSTDEDLIALAKSELAQLGLVKTERMQAGFVVRVPKAYPIYDEGYDLKVDTIRHWLADEVVNVQATGRNGMHRYNNQDHSMVTAMYAVDNICGIERDLWTVNVEEEYHEEKRNDSSGTAPAAGTGRAAPVLPRRDKSA
- a CDS encoding antibiotic biosynthesis monooxygenase is translated as MLLVARVPGVSDPVAFQAEAEGALAALATRPGWVSGRVGRALDDPTTWVVVCEWTDVGSGRRGLTTGAVRTQIMPLMARLPAEPGTFEIVSSA
- a CDS encoding TIGR03086 family metal-binding protein; translated protein: MTSPNPTFPDLDEIRGRYGRIAADLDLRVGRVRTLDWNSMTPCRDWNSRDLLAHVVDNHRRVLAALQDTPLEEVTDSEDVIEAWRAATADVAAALAEDEKALFPVRFYGTESEFATLVGGMLCTDTLIHTWDLCQAAGLDDKLDEAGVEAAFELLKSFGDAIRAPGAFGPEIPAPADATLQDQLILYSGRKVIGLD